The sequence GAACCTTCCACAGAGCCACTTGCCATCTGTCTTGAATTGCTCAAGCAGCCTGCTAGGTGCTCCGGCTGCAGTCAGGTAGGAGAGGAGCTGGGGGGCGGGGGCAGAAGCCTCCTGGGCCCAGCAAATGGGCTGTTAATGGCCATTTCCCGACCCCAAAGAGCTCAGCCGAGGCGTTTGGGAGGTTGAAGTGGCCACAGCCGATGCCCAGCCTGGCAAAGCAGCACCCACTTCTCTGATGACGGGTGAGGCGTTCACGGAAAGACCTGCGACTGGCGCGGGTCGTTGTCCCAACGCCCGCAACCTGCCAGCATGGCGGGAGTCCTCCTGGGGCCTaactcccccctccttccctgcaGAGATGGCAGAGTACAGCAGCCTTCTGGAGGAGCTGGCCGAGAACATCACCAATGAAGACCTGGACCAGCTGAAGTCGGCCTGCAAGGAGGACATCCCCAGCGAGCGGCATGAGGAAATCGCCACCGGCAAGGACTGGTTCAGCTTTCTGGAGAAGCACAACAAACTGGACAAAGGTGGGAAGGAGCTGTGCGGGAGCAGGGAAGATTTGGGGGCTCCTTTGCCATGCGCTGCGTGGCAAGCTGGGGGCCTGCCTGCATGGGAACTGGGAGGGATGGAGGTCACCTGTGGGGGCTGCAGGTGGGAAGTGAAGTGGAGAAACCGCTTATCAGACACAGCTGAAGGATGGAGCGTCCGGATGAGGACAAGACGCTCATGAAAAGCCTGCCCCCCCCAAAGTCTCTGCTGGTGCCTCAATAATGCCAGACACCCCCTtggctcccccctcccacccccgagaCTGCCAGTGAGTGATTTAAATGCAGCCGGCTGAGTGAGGCGCTTGGGGAAATTGGCAGAGGGGAACCAGGTTGCCCATTGAGCCCCCAAAACAGCTCCGGGCACTAGAAGGCTAAGAAGCGAGCCAGCTGGGCTCTCTGCCCTCTGGCCAGCCCCTGCCTGCCCACCGGGAGGGGAAAAGAAGGGGCAGATGGTGCTAAGTGATGTCATTTGTTTTTGAAGAGAAGCAAAAGCTGTTTTCTCAGCTTGGCTTCCTCCTCTCCTGGATTCCTTCGCAAGAGTTTGCACATCGCCCACCCGCTCACTCTCCCCTGCCTCTGCACCAGTGGTGTGGCCACCCACGTGCCAGCGCCACAGGCAGCCTCACACCGCCATGCAGCACCCACTCAACCCACTCAAGTCATCTGACTTGCCGGCAGATGCACCACCTGGCAGGCAGCCTGTTGCTCGCTCTTGGCCAGCCCAGACACACCCAGGCTGTGTGCCCCCACACCCCCACCCCGGTCCCTGCCCTGATTGTGCCTGTCTCCTCCGCGCAGACAACCTCTCTTACATCGAGCACATCTTCGAGATCTCCCGCCGGCCAGACCTGCTGACCAGGGTGGTGGAGTACCGCACACAAGTGCTGAAGATCTCGGAGGAGGATGAGGTGGACACCAAACTGACCCGCATCCCCAGTGCCAAAAAGTACAAAGGTCAGGAGCACCCCCCCTTGGAAGGCCAGTTCTCTCTGGAGTGGGGCTTGGGGGGAATTCCTTCTCCCCCAGCCCCTGGCTCTTCTGACCGCTGCCCCCCTCTCTCCACAGACATCATTCGGCAGCCCTCGGAGGAAGAGATCATCAAACtggcccccccacccaaaaaggcCTGAACCCAGTGTACGTGTGTgtgcaagtgtgtgtgtgcgagAGTGTGTGTGCGTGGAGGGCCCCAGCTCCAAGGATCACTGCCACCACCTGCTCCACTGCCCTGGCTCAAGACACTTTGCTCCCTTCTGCTTACGCCCTTCTCAGCAGGGCAGGGAAAGGGGGAGCATAGGGAAAGGGAGAGGCGGGGGTTTcacacctccccctccccacgTTTCTCACCTTGGTCTCTGGCTGATACATGTTTTAGGAGGCTGCTGAGGCTGTTTGAGGAGCGGGGTCTGGAAAGCCCcccccctgctgctgctgctgctgctcccccaccccatcccactggGCAAAAGACAACCCACAGGTGTATCAGGAGCCAATTTTGCAAGAaatgaggaagagggagagagagaaagagagagaagaagaagggagggagggaggggagagaacagGTAGGTAGCCTTGGGACCCTGCCAGAGGAATGCCCAACAATTGCCACCCTCCCTGGGCAAGCTCCCTGCGCCCTCTGCCCCATGAGCCTGCAAGAGGTGGGACGCAAAGGGGCAGGAGGAGCAGAAGGGGGGGGAGAGCCGGTTTGCCATCATCCCTTGCCAGGGACCCCCCCCCCGGGGTTTTCTGCAGATGCCCTAGAGACTCTCTGCCCTCCCCTGCCCCTTTGCCCAGTTCCCCCTAGGAGTCAGTGATGGCTGCAGCTGCTTAGCAGGGCTTGGACCTAGAAAGCCAGAGTCCCCTCCTAACCCAGGCACAGAGCCCTCCTTTTCTGGGGGAGGGCAGGGGAAGGGTGCGGGCTCAGGCAGCTCTTCCGGGGCCCACTGGGCTGCAGAAGGCTGGTGGGGGAAGCATAGGACCAAGTGATCAGGAGATGGGCCAGGAAGAGAGGTCAGATGGGGGCGTCTGCTCCTTCCCAGCTGAACcagagcccccaccccaccccagagcAGAGCAGGACCAGGGGGACCGGAGCACCCGCCGCCACAGACACCCCCACCCTACCCCCTTGCCTGTCCACAAGGTGCCTTTCCTGGGTTTCCCACCCCGGTGGCCTCTCCAGGCATTTCCACGGGTGCCTCCTTTTCTACTCCCTTCCTGTGCCTCTTGGTGGGGGCGGGCAGGGGGTGAGGGTCAGTTGCCCATTTGGCCACGCTTGCACCCAAGGCCCAAGCCAGGTGGCCGATGCTCATTGAGGCCCTGCACTGCCCCGTACATGGGGTGTTGGGGGAAGGAGCAGCCCCCTCTCAGGCCCATCCTACCCAAGCTTCCCCTCCCCTTGAAACCAGCCCTCTCCCATTGGGTGCTGGAGCCACTAATCCCACGCCCCACCCAGGTGCAGAAGGGAGCCCGGCCGACTTCCTTCCTGCCCCAGACTGACCTCCAGCAGCTGGTTTGAGTTGGGGGTCAAGATCACAGGGTCCCGCTGCCTTCCCCTCAATACGGCCACTGCGTGGGGCTTGCAAACGTGGCCAGTGGCTTTTGCAGCTGCCTCTGCTCAGAAAGAGAGCAAGCAGCTCAGCCTCACCAGGGCACCTTCCCCGCCTGGCCCGCAAGCAGGGGCACGAGGGCACCCAGGTGAGGAACACCCGGCAGCCATCGAGGGGGAAagcagaggcagggaggaggCTGTGGGGTGCCAGAAGAGCTCCCGGCGCTTGGCCTGGCTTGGCCTGCGGGGGATGTCAGGGGGTCTTCGGGAAGCAGCCAAGTCACTTCTCTGGCACTGGAATGCGAAGTGTTTCCGTTGAATATACTTTTTGTTTAGCCCTGCCATCCTGCGCTCCTTGAGCCCCTTCAAGTGGCGTAACCTTTCCCGACACTTGTGTTGTGCTCGTTGTGTGCATAGAAACAGCTGGGCTAGAACTGTGTTTTTAACATGGTGTCCCCCTCAAAGCCACCCCCGTGTCTCCCGCTGGCCCATCCCCCTTCTCCCCGTCACGTGCAGCCCGGATGCTGGTCTTACGGGGACCGTGGCCACAGGACCGGTGGGGTGCCAGGGCCACGTGCAGCACCACAGTTCTTGGAAAGAGCTGGCAGAAAGGACGGGGGCCCTTCCCAGATGGGGGAAAGAGGACTGAATTCTCAGGCTCCCCACGTCTGCAAGAGACAAAAGATGCAGGAAGCTCTGCCAGAGCAAACCCCCCCCTCAAGGCCCGTGAACCCCCCCATGGCTCCAGGCCAAGCCTCCCCCCCCAAGGCTTCTGCCTCTGCCCCACCTGAGAGGCAGCCATGGTGCCCAGGAGCAGGCTCCGTCCGTGAGGTCAGCGCTGCTCCTGCTACCCAGGACCAACATGGAAGACTCCTTTGCCTGAACTGGCCTTAAATTAGCATGTTTCTCTTCCAGTGTTTACAGCTGAACAGCTGGTGCTGGTCTCACTGCAAATTAGCACCAAGTAAAAATAGTATTGGGGGGGGGCGTGAGGGGAGGTGTAGAATTCAGAGCGAGCGAATGTCTCAAAATGAAATGAAGCGTAAAACAGCTTAAAACCGACTTGCTTAAAGCAGCCCGGCTCTTCTGGGCCtgtaaaggctttccaaggggcCCTTGTCCTGGCAGGGGGTTCTGGGAGACTAGAGGGGGGCAGAGCGGAAGGGCCCTCCTCTGGGGCAACAGGGTAGCTTCATGATGCCCCCCAGCAGCGGAGAGGGTCTCCCGGGACCCTGCAGCTCCAAGGAGCGACAGAAGGCACAAATCCTGTCCTTTGCGGCCAGCGCTCCCCTCTTTCCTCCCGATGTCCCCGACTTTGATGCTCAGACCGTGCTAactgtgtgtacatatatattataaatatatgtatattaaatataatatggaGTGCTCAGTGTTAACTTATTTTCTTTGTCAAGTggaccaaaaataaaaaacaacaaaggaATATTGTAACGGAATAGTTGTTTCTAACTTCAAAAAAACCACATTCATCTCAAGATTGCAGAATTAAATAAGAAAGAAACCAAACACGCTGCTCTGGTGCGTCACAGATGGAAGATTGGGTCCCTCAGATCCAAACAAGCTACGAAGATGGGAGCTGCAAGGGCCTTCACACACAGGGCAATGCGGGCACCCTGGCACCACTGACCCCGCCTTAAGCTGCTTTGCCAAATCCCAGCCAGTATTTCTTGCTGCTAAAATTAACCAGAGACCCAGTTATAATAGAGCCGACTGTCATCCAACCGACAAGTCTTTAGGACCAAGGATGCAGGTCGACAAACTAGGAGACTTAGCCTCACAGGTCCTCAGGCCCCACAGCTCTCCACCCCCTTAAGGTGAGAGCATCAAGCCCCCTCCCCAGCTAGAGGCAAAGGACACCCCCAATATTTACTTAAAAAATCCCACTTAAAATACCTTTCTctccaaaaaggaaggaaggaagtcaacaCACTCAGAATCAAAATGAAACTTGAAGGCATTGTGCAGATACGTAGCAACTGACAATTATAAAAGTGTGTGTATTTTTTGGCTTGCCACACAAAGGGTGCAGGTGGGTGGGTGTCCACCTTTCACGTACCCGGCCCCACTCAAGGTCTTCTGAAGAGTTTTCCCGAAGAGCCCAGAAGGGGATTTCACTCCCCGCATTGACTTAGGGGAGAGGAAGGGGCCAGTGCCCCTTGTGTGGGCAGGAGGCAGGAAGACCAATCCCCGGATGGGGCCAGGGGCCAGGGGCCAGGAGACGAAACAGCCGAGGCAGCCACAGGGGACCGAGGAATAGCAAAGATGCTGGCTGTAGATGCCACCAGGTCTCTCTCTCAAttcatttattgcatttatataatatatatatatttaaactttTACAATAATTTTAACTTGATAACATCCAAGTTTAATTTGGTTCTTGTCTTGTTTAATACATATAAAATTAGGCCTCTAAACAGCaatcggggagggggggaaattgcTTTCAAAACCAAGAGATTATCctgaagaggaagggaaaaaaaacaaggcgGCTGCATTCAAACCTTTTAAACTTTAGACTCCGAGTTCAGCGAGTGGCCGCTCTCGATAGCAGAGGCGGCTCTAGACAgccaagggagggaaggaggtccTTTGTGCCTAGTGCTGCTGGAGGAAAAACACaccaaaagaaagagagaagggggggggagaggaaagaaacCAAACCCAGAGGGAACGAAGCTCCCAAATTTTCACTGGAAAAGCAGAATCCAGGTTTGCTCATCCTGGATGCAACATGCAGCAGCCGGGTGTCCTTGGGTGGCTGAGATAGAACATCTCCAAGGTGCTTCTGGAGCacagcccgcccccccccccccagaaaggaGAGGAACCAAGCCAACTCTCGCCCCCTACCCCAAAGAAGCTTCGCAGGGAACAGGCGGCAACTGCAGCCAGGAATCTGGGCCCCCCCTGCGACTCTGGGAAATCCGGAGCTGAAAAGGGCAGCTGAGGGCAAAAGGGAGAGCAAAGTCCAAGGGTGGGGGCTGAGCCCGCCTCGCCCTGCTAACCAGGGCTGGCAAGCAGGGCGAGGGCGGGCCTCTCATCTAAAGCAGGAAGAGGGGGGCTAATTCTCCACCCTTCCCGGCATCCCCGCAGCCTATTCCGCGGCTCCGGAGGTCTCAGGAAGGCATGCACTGCACCCGGTCCGGGCCCTCCTCGTCTTCGTCCAGGGtgtccgaggagctgagggagtccTCGGAGTCGCTGTCGGCCGCTCCGGTGCCCGCATCCTGTTGGCGCTGCAGGAAAGGAGCAGCCTCAGCGTCACGGGCGCTCCGGTCTGTTTGGAACCCTCCTCCCTATTTGATACTGTGACATGAGCCGAGAGGCAGGGCCACGGAGGGGGCTCGGGGTGGACCCTGTCCAGGGGTCCCAGAGACGGTCTGAGCCCTGGGGCAGCCCTGCCAAAAAAGGACGGGTCAGCCGGGGGGACTGCTCACCCTGTGACGCCGTCGAGGCCGGAAGTGGTGCATGAGGAACCAGAGCAGGTGGCTCTCGTACATGTCCGCGTGGTTCAGGCTGTCCTCGTCCCGTTCCCGCTTGTTCTTCTTGATCACCTGGAGGGGGGGGCGGCAGCAGAGTGAGGATGGAAACCTGCATGGGGGTCCCTGGggaaggccggggggggggaaagaacccGGGATTCTCTCCCCACCTCCTTCAAGCCGGTCAGCTGGGTGGGCATCTCTGCGGTGGGGGCCCAAATCTTGACGTCGTAATCCAAGCCGCTGGTGGCCAGAACTGGGAGGTGGGGATGAGGCTCCAAGCAGTTGACCTGCAGGGCAACcagacaaaaaaagggggggggctgcaAACATTTGCAGAGGAATCACCAAGCTCAGGAGGAGCCACGGGAGGGCTAGGGATACAGGGAACTGGGTATCACACGCCCGCCTGGGAGCAGGCAGACACTccaccccctccacacacacacccgtctTTGGTTTGGCAACCCCCAAGCCAGACCCCTCCAGGGAGGCAGCCCCAAGGCACCACTCACCACGCCCCCTTTGTCGCCTTGCATGAACTGCACCACCTGGCAGGAGGCCTTCTCCCACAGGAAGATGTGGCCGCAGTCACTGCCGCTCACCACAAACTCGCTCTTGGGGCCGTAGAAGTTGACCCCCTTCACTGAAAGCAGACGCAGAGACTCCTCAGACGAGGCCGGGACCCCCTCTGAAAGGGCGCTGCGTCCCCCACCTGGTCCGAGGACCAGCCCTCTTGGGTAGGTAACTTTGCTTGCCTTTGATTCGGAAGGACACCCCAGCAAATGTCCCTTTCTGCCTGCATTCCTGACTTCCATTTTACATGGATGTGCactgaaagtgggggggggggggcacatttTAACCGTCCCACTCTTGCCTCCTCCGGCCAGAAGGGGGCAGCAACAGCCAATTTTGCCAATGAGGCTCCCACCTGCCTCTCTGCTGCCTGggaccacacacacacccccacacccACGACCCGGGAGGGGGTCACCTGTGGCGTTGTTGCGGTGGCCCTTATATCTCTTGATGTATTCGGCTCCATCGCTATGAGAGGAGTTGAAGAGATAGATGTCTTCGTCGTTGTA comes from Ahaetulla prasina isolate Xishuangbanna chromosome 17, ASM2864084v1, whole genome shotgun sequence and encodes:
- the PEA15 gene encoding astrocytic phosphoprotein PEA-15 encodes the protein MAEYSSLLEELAENITNEDLDQLKSACKEDIPSERHEEIATGKDWFSFLEKHNKLDKDNLSYIEHIFEISRRPDLLTRVVEYRTQVLKISEEDEVDTKLTRIPSAKKYKDIIRQPSEEEIIKLAPPPKKA